Proteins from a genomic interval of Oryctolagus cuniculus chromosome 8, mOryCun1.1, whole genome shotgun sequence:
- the CRACD gene encoding capping protein-inhibiting regulator of actin dynamics isoform X4: MGSRAFSHDSIFIPDGGAESEQTVQAMSQDSILGKVQTLQQQLGKNIKFGQRPANALPVRKADGGEASLEEGPLLPRPMETQTPWDVVLSDTENKAGHTPGSPGAVNPPGGGSDMEEKVAPVKPSRPKRHFSSAGTIESVNLDAIPLAIARLDNSAAKHKLAVKPKNQRVSKKHRRLAQEAPDERHGLESESGRQQNGHPGEEQHAWLPGSEEQQRHQEDYWRELEAKCKRQKAEAAEKRRLEEQRLQALERRLWEENRRQELWEEEGEAAEGRAERLQLAVEPGQPGPAQPEEGEGPAAGAQRQLQEEAWQLEQLGQGEELETQRRQEADRLQLQEQKELEAERRRLQEEEAKRLEQLQLQEELEAQRKEAERLQLQEEEARRLEQLRQEEELEAQRKEAERLRLQEEEARRLEQLRQKEELEAQKRQEAERLRLQEEARQLEQLRQQEELEAQRRQEAERLQLQEEEARRLEQLRQEEELEAQRRREAEKQQQLQEEEAKRLEQLRQQEELEAQRRQEAERLQLQEEARRLEQLTQEEQLEAQRRREAEKQHLQEEAQRLEQLRQQEEPEADREPGEAPPRPEEDRPPQPEGSGGPPSPRGDLGEKREERENPEERTPEAEPANQRPRGSPDSRSEEGRPPRAQVREPRAAVHLEGAAGKEEAAAPDKGRRVEELRWQEVDERQSMPRPYTFQVSSGGRQILFPKVNLSPVTPARDTGLSLAPQEPRAPPASRALPAALSVPHTAILVTGAQLCGPAVNLSQIKDSACKSLLGLSEDRKHGDVAAGPPRAPGDPRQGSAKTRPPQERPGSGAALAEWASIRSRILRASEGEARGDREPARPGDEAPRGSLRRPAPPGAKFSIKPAWQKFSDGGADGPRPSAEAESTRKRPAPGPPPATAAAPEPRKSPERPGAPPEPADATEGCKFAKDLPSFLVPSPPYPGLKAAAHAEAAATWSSEAARDVAKPEPATPAGEEKASPFGIKLRRTNYSLRFHCDQQAEQKKKKRRSSTGDGAEGAQPAAPSPGADAEAQGAALQRGPAQPPERKPAQVARREAAGSHPAPETQAGAPPAPEQDKAATRMPLAQKPALAPKPASQTPPPSPRSKLSRPYLVELLARRAGRPEPEPRAPSQVGQESGDHGPPSPPPPEERKGPKREEEEEGAPQRSPLSPPALAAPQEPPSQAPEAGRREKPVLQSRHSLEGPRPAEKAEPAQPLWITLALQKQKGFREQQATREERKQAREAKQAAKLSKENWRSPTRLPPHRW, encoded by the exons ATGGGAAGCCGGGCGTTTTCCCATGACAGTATTTTTATCCCTGATGGGGGAGCAGAAAGTGAGCAGACAGTTCAAGCAATGTCACAGGACAGCATCCTGGGCAAAGTCCAGACTCTTCAG CAACAGCTGGGCAAGAATATCAAGTTCGGGCAGCGGCCAGCCAATGCCCTGCCCGTGAGGAAGGCAGACGGTGGAGAGGCCAGCCTTGAAGAGGgtcccctcctgcccaggcccatGGAAACTCAGACTCCGTGGGACGTCGTCCTCTCTGACACTGAGAACAAG GCCGGCCACACGCCAGGTTCTCCGGGTGCTGTGAACCCGCCAGGAGGGGGAAGCGACATGGAGGAGAAG GTGGCTCCGGTGAAACCGTCCCGGCCAAAAAGGCACTTCTCTTCAGCCGGCACCATCGAAAGTGTCAACCTCGATGCCATCCCCCTGGCCATCGCCCGCCTGGACAACAGCGCTGCCAAGCACAAACTGGCCGTGAAGCCGAAAAACCAGAGAGTGTCCAAGAAGCACAGGCGGCTGGCGCAG GAGGCACCGGACGAGCGACACGGCCTTGAGAGCGAGTCCGGCCGACAGCAGAACGGGCACCCCGGGGAGGAGCAGCACGCCTGGCTGCCGGGCTccgaggagcagcagagacaccaGGAGGACTACTGGCGAGAACTTGAGGCCAAGTGCAAGCGGCAGAAGGCGGAGGCGGCTGAGAAGAGGCGCCTGGAGGAGCAGAGACTGCAGGCGCTGGAGAGGAGGCTCTGGGAGGAGAACCGCAGGCAGGAGCTCTGGGAAGAGGAGGGCGAGGCAGCCGAAGGCCGGGCGGAGCGACTGCAGCTAGCAGTGGAGCCGGGCCAGCCGGGCCCTGCACAGCCGGAGGAGGGAGAGGGCCCGGCGGCGGGAGCCcagaggcagctgcaggaggaagcctggcagctggagcagctggggcagggagaggagctggagacacagaggaggcaggaagccgacaggctgcagctgcaggagcagaAGGAGCTGGAAGCCGAGAGGCggcggctgcaggaggaggaggccaagcggctggagcagctgcagctgcaggaggagctggaggcacagagaaaggaggcCGAGAGACtgcagctgcaggaagaggaagccaggaggctggagcagctgaggcaggaggaggagctggaggcacagagaaaggaggcTGAGAGGCTgcggctgcaggaggaggaggccaggcGGCTGGAGCAGCTGAGGCAGAAGGAGGAGCTGGAGGCACAGAAAAGGCAAGAGGCCGAGAGACTgcggctgcaggaggaggccaggcagctggagcagctgcggcagcaggaggagctggaggcacagagaaggcaggaagctgagagactgcagctgcaggaagaggaagccaggaggctggagcagctgaggcaggaggaggaaCTGGAGGCGCAGAGGCGTCGGGAggctgagaagcagcagcagctgcaggaggaggaggccaagaggctggagcagctgaggcagcaggaggagctggaggcacagagaaggcAGGAAGCCGAGAGACTGCAgctgcaggaggaagccaggaggctggagcagctgacacaggaggagcagctggaggcACAGAGGCGTCGGGAGGCTGAGAAGCAGCACCTGCAGGAAGAAGCCCAAAGGCTGGAGCAGCTGAGGCAGCAGGAGGAGCCGGAGGCTGACAGGGAGCCCGGGGAAGCACCGCCGAGGCCGGAGGAGGACAGACCCCCCCAGCCAGAGGGCAGTGGGGGCCCGCCGAGCCCGCGCGGTGACTTGGGAGAGAAGCGGGAAGAACGAGAAAACCCGGAGGAGCGCACGCCGGAGGCGGAGCCCGCGAACCAGCGGCCCCGCGGGAGCCCGGATTCCAGGAGCGAGGAAGGGCGCCCTCCGCGGGCCCAGGTGCGAGAGCCGCGGGCCGCGGTGCACCTGGAGGGGGCGGCGGGGAAGGAAGAAGCTGCCGCCCCGGACAAGGGCCGCCGGGTGGAGGAGCTCCGGTGGCAGGAGGTGGACGAGCGGCAGAGCATGCCCAGGCCCTACACCTTCCAGGTGTCCTCGGGAGGCAGGCAGATTCTCTTCCCCAAAGTCAACCTGAGCCCCGTGACGCCCGCCAGGGACACCGGCCTAAGCCTCGcgccccaggagcccagggcgcCCCCGGCGTCGCGCGCGCTGCCCGCAGCCCTGAGCGTCCCGCACACGGCCATCCTGGTCACCGGAGCCCAGCTCTGCGGCCCGGCCGTCAACCTGAGCCAGATCAAGGACTCAGCCTGCAAGTCCCTGCTGGGCCTGTCGGAAGACAGGAAGCACGGGGACGTCGCCGCAGGGCCGCCCCGAGCCCCTGGCGACCCCCGGCAGGGCAGCGCCAAGACGCGGCCGCCCCAGGAGCGCCCGGGCAGCGGGGCGGCGCTGGCCGAGTGGGCGTCCATCCGCTCGCGCATCCTGCGCGCCTCGGAGGGCGAGGCGCGCGGCGACCGAGAGCCGGCGAGGCCCGGGGACGAGGCCCCGCGCGGGAGCCTGCGCAGGCCCGCGCCGCCCGGCGCCAAGTTCTCCATCAAGCCCGCCTGGCAGAAGTTCTCAGACGGCGGCGCCGACGGCCCCAGGCCGAGCGCGGAGGCCGAGAGCACGAGGAAGAGACCCGCGCCGGGGCCGCCGCCAGCCACCGCCGCTGCTCCCGAGCCCCGCAAGAGCCCCGAGAGGCCGGGGGCGCCGCCGGAGCCGGCCGACGCCACGGAGGGGTGCAAGTTTGCCAAAGACCTCCCGTCCTTCCTGGTCCCGAGCCCCCCTTACCCTGGGCTGAAAGCGGCGGCCCATGCAGAGGCCGCGGCCACGTGGAGCAGTGAGGCCGCGAGGGACGTCGCCAAGCCGGAGCCCGCGACGCCGGCCGGGGAGGAGAAGGCCTCGCCCTTCGGGATCAAGCTGAGAAGGACCAACTACTCCCTGCGCTTCCACTGCGACCAGCAGGCcgagcagaagaagaagaagcggCGCAGCAGCACGGGAGACGGGGCCGAGGGCGCGCAGCCCGCCGCGCCGAGCCCGGGGGCGGACGCGGAGGCCCAGGGCGCGGCCCTCCAGcgcggcccggcccagcccccggAGAGGAAGCCAGCGCAGGTCGCCCGGAGGGAGGCAGCCGGCAGCCACCCTGCGCCGGAGACCCAGGCCGGGGCCCCTCCGGCCCCCGAGCAGGACAAGGCAGCCACCAGAATGCCGCTGGCACAGAAGCCGGCGCTGGCTCCCAAGCCCGCCAGCCAGACCCCGCCGCCGTCGCCCCGCTCGAAGCTGAGCAGGCCCTACCTGGTGGAGCTGCTGGCGCGCCGAGCCGGCAGGCCGGAGCCCGAGCCCAGGGCGCCTTCCCAGGTGGGCCAAGAGAGCGGTGATCACGGGCCGCCGTCGCCACCACCCCCTGAGGAAAGGAAGGGGccgaagagggaggaggaggaagagggggcgCCGCAGAGGAGCCCCTTGTCCCCACCTGCTCTCGCAGCTCCGCAGGAGCCGCCTTCCCAAGCGCCCGAGGCGGGGAGGAGAG AGAAGCCGGTGCTGCAGAGCAGGCACTCTTTAGAGGGCCCCAGGCCGGCGGAGAAAGCTGAACCCGCGCAGCCGCTGTGGATCACGCTCGCGCTGCAGAAGCAGAAGGGGTTTCGCGAGCAGCAGGCCACCAGGGAGGAGAGGAAGCAAGCCCGCGAGGCCAAGCAGGCGGCAAAGCTCTCCAAAGAAAAC TGGAGATCTCCGACGCGGCTCCCCCCACACCGCTGGTGA
- the CRACD gene encoding capping protein-inhibiting regulator of actin dynamics isoform X2: MLLQQLGKNIKFGQRPANALPVRKADGGEASLEEGPLLPRPMETQTPWDVVLSDTENKAGHTPGSPGAVNPPGGGSDMEEKVAPVKPSRPKRHFSSAGTIESVNLDAIPLAIARLDNSAAKHKLAVKPKNQRVSKKHRRLAQEAPDERHGLESESGRQQNGHPGEEQHAWLPGSEEQQRHQEDYWRELEAKCKRQKAEAAEKRRLEEQRLQALERRLWEENRRQELWEEEGEAAEGRAERLQLAVEPGQPGPAQPEEGEGPAAGAQRQLQEEAWQLEQLGQGEELETQRRQEADRLQLQEQKELEAERRRLQEEEAKRLEQLQLQEELEAQRKEAERLQLQEEEARRLEQLRQEEELEAQRKEAERLRLQEEEARRLEQLRQKEELEAQKRQEAERLRLQEEARQLEQLRQQEELEAQRRQEAERLQLQEEEARRLEQLRQEEELEAQRRREAEKQQQLQEEEAKRLEQLRQQEELEAQRRQEAERLQLQEEARRLEQLTQEEQLEAQRRREAEKQHLQEEAQRLEQLRQQEEPEADREPGEAPPRPEEDRPPQPEGSGGPPSPRGDLGEKREERENPEERTPEAEPANQRPRGSPDSRSEEGRPPRAQVREPRAAVHLEGAAGKEEAAAPDKGRRVEELRWQEVDERQSMPRPYTFQVSSGGRQILFPKVNLSPVTPARDTGLSLAPQEPRAPPASRALPAALSVPHTAILVTGAQLCGPAVNLSQIKDSACKSLLGLSEDRKHGDVAAGPPRAPGDPRQGSAKTRPPQERPGSGAALAEWASIRSRILRASEGEARGDREPARPGDEAPRGSLRRPAPPGAKFSIKPAWQKFSDGGADGPRPSAEAESTRKRPAPGPPPATAAAPEPRKSPERPGAPPEPADATEGCKFAKDLPSFLVPSPPYPGLKAAAHAEAAATWSSEAARDVAKPEPATPAGEEKASPFGIKLRRTNYSLRFHCDQQAEQKKKKRRSSTGDGAEGAQPAAPSPGADAEAQGAALQRGPAQPPERKPAQVARREAAGSHPAPETQAGAPPAPEQDKAATRMPLAQKPALAPKPASQTPPPSPRSKLSRPYLVELLARRAGRPEPEPRAPSQVGQESGDHGPPSPPPPEERKGPKREEEEEGAPQRSPLSPPALAAPQEPPSQAPEAGRREKPVLQSRHSLEGPRPAEKAEPAQPLWITLALQKQKGFREQQATREERKQAREAKQAAKLSKENVSGSPQPGSSGISRAGSLHMSTTPPDENKPETAVSRLERREQLKKASTLPTSVTVEISDAAPPTPLVKEVTKRFSTPDATPASTEPAWLALAKRKAKAWSDCPQIIK, from the exons ATGCTCCTG CAACAGCTGGGCAAGAATATCAAGTTCGGGCAGCGGCCAGCCAATGCCCTGCCCGTGAGGAAGGCAGACGGTGGAGAGGCCAGCCTTGAAGAGGgtcccctcctgcccaggcccatGGAAACTCAGACTCCGTGGGACGTCGTCCTCTCTGACACTGAGAACAAG GCCGGCCACACGCCAGGTTCTCCGGGTGCTGTGAACCCGCCAGGAGGGGGAAGCGACATGGAGGAGAAG GTGGCTCCGGTGAAACCGTCCCGGCCAAAAAGGCACTTCTCTTCAGCCGGCACCATCGAAAGTGTCAACCTCGATGCCATCCCCCTGGCCATCGCCCGCCTGGACAACAGCGCTGCCAAGCACAAACTGGCCGTGAAGCCGAAAAACCAGAGAGTGTCCAAGAAGCACAGGCGGCTGGCGCAG GAGGCACCGGACGAGCGACACGGCCTTGAGAGCGAGTCCGGCCGACAGCAGAACGGGCACCCCGGGGAGGAGCAGCACGCCTGGCTGCCGGGCTccgaggagcagcagagacaccaGGAGGACTACTGGCGAGAACTTGAGGCCAAGTGCAAGCGGCAGAAGGCGGAGGCGGCTGAGAAGAGGCGCCTGGAGGAGCAGAGACTGCAGGCGCTGGAGAGGAGGCTCTGGGAGGAGAACCGCAGGCAGGAGCTCTGGGAAGAGGAGGGCGAGGCAGCCGAAGGCCGGGCGGAGCGACTGCAGCTAGCAGTGGAGCCGGGCCAGCCGGGCCCTGCACAGCCGGAGGAGGGAGAGGGCCCGGCGGCGGGAGCCcagaggcagctgcaggaggaagcctggcagctggagcagctggggcagggagaggagctggagacacagaggaggcaggaagccgacaggctgcagctgcaggagcagaAGGAGCTGGAAGCCGAGAGGCggcggctgcaggaggaggaggccaagcggctggagcagctgcagctgcaggaggagctggaggcacagagaaaggaggcCGAGAGACtgcagctgcaggaagaggaagccaggaggctggagcagctgaggcaggaggaggagctggaggcacagagaaaggaggcTGAGAGGCTgcggctgcaggaggaggaggccaggcGGCTGGAGCAGCTGAGGCAGAAGGAGGAGCTGGAGGCACAGAAAAGGCAAGAGGCCGAGAGACTgcggctgcaggaggaggccaggcagctggagcagctgcggcagcaggaggagctggaggcacagagaaggcaggaagctgagagactgcagctgcaggaagaggaagccaggaggctggagcagctgaggcaggaggaggaaCTGGAGGCGCAGAGGCGTCGGGAggctgagaagcagcagcagctgcaggaggaggaggccaagaggctggagcagctgaggcagcaggaggagctggaggcacagagaaggcAGGAAGCCGAGAGACTGCAgctgcaggaggaagccaggaggctggagcagctgacacaggaggagcagctggaggcACAGAGGCGTCGGGAGGCTGAGAAGCAGCACCTGCAGGAAGAAGCCCAAAGGCTGGAGCAGCTGAGGCAGCAGGAGGAGCCGGAGGCTGACAGGGAGCCCGGGGAAGCACCGCCGAGGCCGGAGGAGGACAGACCCCCCCAGCCAGAGGGCAGTGGGGGCCCGCCGAGCCCGCGCGGTGACTTGGGAGAGAAGCGGGAAGAACGAGAAAACCCGGAGGAGCGCACGCCGGAGGCGGAGCCCGCGAACCAGCGGCCCCGCGGGAGCCCGGATTCCAGGAGCGAGGAAGGGCGCCCTCCGCGGGCCCAGGTGCGAGAGCCGCGGGCCGCGGTGCACCTGGAGGGGGCGGCGGGGAAGGAAGAAGCTGCCGCCCCGGACAAGGGCCGCCGGGTGGAGGAGCTCCGGTGGCAGGAGGTGGACGAGCGGCAGAGCATGCCCAGGCCCTACACCTTCCAGGTGTCCTCGGGAGGCAGGCAGATTCTCTTCCCCAAAGTCAACCTGAGCCCCGTGACGCCCGCCAGGGACACCGGCCTAAGCCTCGcgccccaggagcccagggcgcCCCCGGCGTCGCGCGCGCTGCCCGCAGCCCTGAGCGTCCCGCACACGGCCATCCTGGTCACCGGAGCCCAGCTCTGCGGCCCGGCCGTCAACCTGAGCCAGATCAAGGACTCAGCCTGCAAGTCCCTGCTGGGCCTGTCGGAAGACAGGAAGCACGGGGACGTCGCCGCAGGGCCGCCCCGAGCCCCTGGCGACCCCCGGCAGGGCAGCGCCAAGACGCGGCCGCCCCAGGAGCGCCCGGGCAGCGGGGCGGCGCTGGCCGAGTGGGCGTCCATCCGCTCGCGCATCCTGCGCGCCTCGGAGGGCGAGGCGCGCGGCGACCGAGAGCCGGCGAGGCCCGGGGACGAGGCCCCGCGCGGGAGCCTGCGCAGGCCCGCGCCGCCCGGCGCCAAGTTCTCCATCAAGCCCGCCTGGCAGAAGTTCTCAGACGGCGGCGCCGACGGCCCCAGGCCGAGCGCGGAGGCCGAGAGCACGAGGAAGAGACCCGCGCCGGGGCCGCCGCCAGCCACCGCCGCTGCTCCCGAGCCCCGCAAGAGCCCCGAGAGGCCGGGGGCGCCGCCGGAGCCGGCCGACGCCACGGAGGGGTGCAAGTTTGCCAAAGACCTCCCGTCCTTCCTGGTCCCGAGCCCCCCTTACCCTGGGCTGAAAGCGGCGGCCCATGCAGAGGCCGCGGCCACGTGGAGCAGTGAGGCCGCGAGGGACGTCGCCAAGCCGGAGCCCGCGACGCCGGCCGGGGAGGAGAAGGCCTCGCCCTTCGGGATCAAGCTGAGAAGGACCAACTACTCCCTGCGCTTCCACTGCGACCAGCAGGCcgagcagaagaagaagaagcggCGCAGCAGCACGGGAGACGGGGCCGAGGGCGCGCAGCCCGCCGCGCCGAGCCCGGGGGCGGACGCGGAGGCCCAGGGCGCGGCCCTCCAGcgcggcccggcccagcccccggAGAGGAAGCCAGCGCAGGTCGCCCGGAGGGAGGCAGCCGGCAGCCACCCTGCGCCGGAGACCCAGGCCGGGGCCCCTCCGGCCCCCGAGCAGGACAAGGCAGCCACCAGAATGCCGCTGGCACAGAAGCCGGCGCTGGCTCCCAAGCCCGCCAGCCAGACCCCGCCGCCGTCGCCCCGCTCGAAGCTGAGCAGGCCCTACCTGGTGGAGCTGCTGGCGCGCCGAGCCGGCAGGCCGGAGCCCGAGCCCAGGGCGCCTTCCCAGGTGGGCCAAGAGAGCGGTGATCACGGGCCGCCGTCGCCACCACCCCCTGAGGAAAGGAAGGGGccgaagagggaggaggaggaagagggggcgCCGCAGAGGAGCCCCTTGTCCCCACCTGCTCTCGCAGCTCCGCAGGAGCCGCCTTCCCAAGCGCCCGAGGCGGGGAGGAGAG AGAAGCCGGTGCTGCAGAGCAGGCACTCTTTAGAGGGCCCCAGGCCGGCGGAGAAAGCTGAACCCGCGCAGCCGCTGTGGATCACGCTCGCGCTGCAGAAGCAGAAGGGGTTTCGCGAGCAGCAGGCCACCAGGGAGGAGAGGAAGCAAGCCCGCGAGGCCAAGCAGGCGGCAAAGCTCTCCAAAGAAAAC GTCAGTGGCAGCCCGCAGCCTGGAAGCAGCGGCATCAGCAGAGCGGGCTCCCTGCACATGTCCACCACTCCCCCAGATGAGAACAAGCCCGAGACGGCTGTGTCCAGGCTGGAGCGCAGAGAGCAGCTGAAAAAGGCCAGCACGCTCCCCACGTCTGTGACAG TGGAGATCTCCGACGCGGCTCCCCCCACACCGCTGGTGAAGGAAGTCACCAAGAGGTTCTCCACCCCTGACGCCACGCCCGCGTCCACGGAGCCGGCCTGGCTGGCCTTGGCCAAGAGGAAAGCCAAGGCCTGGAGCGACTGTCCCCAGATCATCAAGTAA